The Raphanus sativus cultivar WK10039 chromosome 2, ASM80110v3, whole genome shotgun sequence DNA segment ACAAACCTAATCTAATAGAAACTTCATTTTTCtatttctaaatttcttttttgtgtttatcataacatttttttgctaaaatgttTATCATAACATAATTGACCACTTATTAATATGTTAAGTTTTTACAAACTTGAAATTATCCAACACTCGAGTATGTCAGGGATGGAGATGGTTGGCTTTCCGACGAATTGGTTTCAGCATCTTTCTTTCCTTCCTCGACTAAGGAGTTGAAGTCACATATGGAGGAGACGACATGTCATTCATGCACTTTTAGTTATCTTAATATATAGACTTCAATTGACCTTAATGTTTAAGAGTATATTTATATCATTGTCCTTTGGGTTTTGTTTCAAtaagacacaaaaaaaaaaaattgacaactGCTGCTTCACTCTAATTCAACGTGTGGTGGGGGCACACCGCCTGTAAACGTAAGACTttgaaaagttaaaacaaatacaataattttataaaagtttctATCGAATAGTTCCCTCACTGACCACCACTTTTCTCTATATAAACCCAATGCGCTTAACCAACCTTCTTCACGCCCAAACAAAATTTCCCTCTGTTACTTTTTGTCTCTatatatcttcttctctctcacagacattaataaaaaaaacagacaaaCAGAATGTATCAATCAAATCTTGTCAGAAACGAAGTAACAATACCTTTACTCCCAAAAATATCTCACGACGAGAAATTGCATGTACTTAAAAATCACAGtgctcctctctctcttttcgtAAATGAAGCAATCTCAATAGCTAGAATCTCTCTCCCATTGGTGTTCACAGGTCTCCTCCTTTACTTCCGCTCCTTCGTCTCTCTGTTTTTCCTCGGAGGTCTCGGTGACCACACACTCGCTGGCGGCTCCCTAGCTCTTGCATTCGCCAACATAACCGGTTACTCCTTCTTCTCCGGTTTAACCATGGGAGTTGAATCAATCTGCTCCCAAGCCTTCGGCGCAAGACGTTATAACCTCGTCATGGCCACGATCCGGCGAGGAATCATTCTCCTCCTATTCACATCTCTCCCCGTTTCTCTTCTCTGGATCAACATCGACAAGGTTCTCAAAACGTTGAAACAGGACAAGGAGCTTGTGTCCGAAGCTCACACATTTCTGCTTTACTCTGTTCCCGATCTCATCGCTCAATCTTTCTTACACCCGTTAAGAGTTTATCTCAGGACACAGTCAAAGACTCTTCCTCTATCAATCTGCACGGCGGTCGCGAGTGTTCTCCACTTGCCCATCACGTTCTTCCTCGTGTCCTATCTCGGTTTGGGTATTAAAGGTATCGCCTTAAGTGGGGTTGTCTCAAACATCAACCTTCTCGCCTTTCTCTTCATCTATATCGCTTTCTTGGAAGACAAGCTAAGAGACGATGACGAGGAAGGTGAGGAGGTTTCAGAGGAGTCGTGTGGGAGAGAATGGAAGAAACTTCTCGGTCTGGCCATACCGAGTTGTGTATCGGTTTGTCTCGAGTGGTGGTGCTATGAGATCATGATTGTGCTTTGTGGGTTACTTATAAACCCTAAAGCAACCATTGCTTCAATGGGAATCATCATCCAGTTCACTTCTCTTGTTTACATTTTCCCTAACTCGTTGAGCTTTGGAGTCTCCACTCGTGTGGGAAACGAGCTGGGTTCGAACCAGCCACAACGAGCGAGAAGAGCTGCCAACGTTGGGCTCGGTCTCAGTATCGCTTTAGGGTTTACGGCTTTCACGTTCACGTTCTCGGTCAGAAACATGTGGGCTAGGATTTTCACTGATGATGAGGAAATCATTAAGTTAACTTTGATGGTTCTACCAATTGTTGGCCTTTGCGAGCTTGGAAACTGCCCTCAGACGACCGGGTGTGGCGTTCTAAGAGGTTCAGCGAGGCCGAGGATAGGAGCTAACATTAACATGGCGGCGTTTTATGTGATTGGTATGCCAATGGGAATGGTTATGAcgttttggtttgggtttggattcAAGGGACTTTGGCTTGGAATGCTCGCGGCACAGAGTGTGTGTGTGAGTGGTATGATGGTGGTGACGTGTACGACTAATTGGGAGGTGGAGGCGGTAAGGGCTAGGGAGCTCACTGCGGTGGATGGTGGAAGAGGCGGCGACGACAAAGACGTGGAGGTCGGGAAGGTTGATTATCAGGGAGGAATGAGGTCTTTAGGAGTGATAGAAGACTGCTTTGTttcatgactttttttttaggattagttgataacttttttttctttaattagaAAGATATACATCTGTTATTTGATCTGGCTACATTGATTAACATAATACGAAATAGAGATTCGTATCTACTAATAACAGTAAAATAATTTGTAGGAATATCCCCTTTTTAAGCATTCAAAGGGCACTGTCTCTACAAAACAACCAAAGTAAACTCACTTAAGACACTTGAAAAGGTTCCATGTATTAATTTATTTGTACTTCTAACGAAATCACTGTCTTCAGTAGAGACTCACTTATTTGTTAGCATGTCCAGCCTTAAAATTTTCACAGTATCTCTACtattaaatagagaagaaaataaaataagaaacagaaaagaaaaaagttttctGCAAATGCACTTTAATTGTAAGTGGAAATATGTAAgtggtttaaatttttgaaaagcattaaattttaattgtaaaatcgTACTTgcttaaaatattattattcttagtttagatatttatttgtataaccCATAAAAGTGCTCTTATAGTTTCATTTTAatctgtttattttattttttttttccataatGCTATACACAAAACAAATTGTCGATTTGCTCTTCAAGATTATTAAGTTTTACTTTTAAGGAAAAATCTATCAATTTGGTGTCCCCAGTAATGTATAAACTATCAACTATCAAGCCTTACATTCGATAAACAAAGATTCATTTGGTATATATTCTTGTTATAAAAAATGAGCTAAGCAAAGTAAAACGagaatttagaaaataaatggGGCAGGTGAATTTTAGTATAACGACTTTATAGctataaattatgtttattgtTTTCGTTTACTCTATGTGATTTGATATTAACTACatttatctaaatttatttgatttttttttttgaaacctttttaatttatttgatttttgtcatcAAAATGGTTGAATACTTGGGCTCTAGATAAAGTTTCTACcattggttttattttctttaaccgCTTAGCCGTGCCATATTAATGGAATAGTTGCGTGTATACATATTAATGGAATATTTGCGTGCCTGGATACAAAGTCTTGTGATATTAGTGTTGGTTATAAAAAATGGTTGATTACTTTCTAAATAATTCCCCAGtctattcaaaaatttaattctaaatttaataatttattacaaaTGTATATGAGTTGGATGCTCAACTTTGATCCAAACTTTCCAGTTATCAGCTCCGCACTTGGAGAATCCTTCCGGTTGTATTAGCCATTTTCAAACTTTTCATTCTGGTTCGAATCTGAAGATGTATATTTTGTATCAGTCCGTGAAGTACTACATGAGGTAGTACATATGTGTGTGTCATGAAGATGGACTGAGTTGGAGTTCGTGTTTTGTGATGTTCGTGAGCTTGTCAAGCTTGGAAAAGAAATAATATGTTTACTggaatatctaatctattaaaactgaaatacaattAGTACTTAACCCTGATTTTTACTAAAGAATTACAATCTCATGCCACtgagttaaaaataattaattaaccagaaaatatttaatacatttatacCAAAATCATTTGATTATTTACTACCTAAACTTAACTTCACGTAATATTTTGTGGACAacatatttctaaaaatttgaTTTACGAAAATGGAATATTTCAAACAGTCTACAAAATCTCGCCACATCTAACAATTCCTATATATATTCCTAACATATTCCTAGAATCTATATTAATACTAACTGGTCAATAAGATATTATAAATCTAATAGAATgaaagacatatatatatattattaaaatcaaaatacaaatcgggtttgtttcaatatatataagaaaatacaataaaaagtcaaatttcatataccaacttaaattatgatttttttaatttgacattaaattttaaaatataatatatgtggttatttatatgatagtacgtataaaatacaattaattatatgtttactctgtttttaaaggaaaaaatagatcGTGAATTAGGGGTGGACGTTCGGATACCTATTCGGGTTACGTTCGGGTCTGTTTAGGTTTCGgatttccggggtcaaagatttcagtctcattcggatatttctaaattttagttcgaatgctattcggatctttgcgggttcgttCGTGtcggataacctatttaaactgtttttaaaactcattatatactttaaatttctcaaatatataaaaaataatatattacgtataaatttgaataacatatgccataatacctaaacttaaaatataaatttatctgatttaaatatttggatataaaatcaataattattttaaatatttttggtcttttgagtatactttaacgattttagatatttacatatgaatatttatatatattatcaattatttaaaccaacttaaaagtaccatatatattttggatgtatttcgaatacattcgggtatctgaaatacttcgATTCAGATCagattcggtttcagttctctaaataccaaaattttgaataatttggatagttaatcaattttggttcaggtttggtatttttttttggatcgggatcggttcAAATTTTTTGGATTCGAGTTTTTTGTCCAACTAATATATTGACATGGaaaataaatagcaacatattttataaaaaaatatacccgcacgggcgtgcgggtcaaaatctagtttacatTAAGTGTAAATGATATTACTTGAAGAGAAAAAGGCAAAAGTGTTATTTCttaaagagaaaaaggaaagttGCTTATATTGCTTTTGGAAGAACTTGAAGAGCAAGCTCTGGTTATTTACATAAGGAGGACGTGCCTCCACAGAGAAAAGTGTCTctgctaaaaagaaaaacagttgaGAGATCGTTCTGGTGttgcttgtgtgatcaagcctttGGTGTCACTGCTCTGCGTTAGGTGTTGACGtagttggtgaagtacttccgagaagtggaagattgaagcctagactcagggggagtttagtTCGGGGTTTGGAGGATCCTGATAAACAGAAGTCTAGACTCTAGGGTGAGTTTTAGCTTAGGATTGGGCTAATCCTAAAGAATTCTTGTAATAGAAAAGATTGGTGTAAGACTTTCTTGTTCTAGTGAATTCGAAAAGAGAAACTTGTGTCTTTTATTTTCTGCACTTTAATTCTCTGCTCTCACTAcattaacaagtggtatcagagcgggtcacctaagttactggtgtgatcTGGGAGAGTGAGAAGAGAAACTGGTTTAGGAAGAAGGACATAGTTTGAAGTAGATCTTGAAGATCGATGGAAAAAGCTAAGTTGCCTTTCAAGAAGCGTTTTTCTAGGAATGGTTGATGATTGCATGAAGAAGAaaggaacaagaagaagatttgGTGATTTCCCAAAGGTTCTACAGTGCCTTGAATGCAAAGGTTTTGGGCATGTACAAGCTGAATGTACAAATCTGCAGAAGCGGAAGAAGAAGATAGTCACCAAGAGTGATTTTGATGATGGTAAGGAGCTAAAGAATATTGTGGCGTTCACAACTTTTGTTCCTGGTTCTAAGACAAAATCTGCGACGGGATCTGCGTCAGCGTCTGTGTCAGGGTCTTCATGTGGAGCTGATGATGATGCtggaagtgatgatgatgatgaagagttTGATCTTGCTGGGAAATATGAGAGGCTGTATGAGAATTGGCTCAAGCAGGTTGATGCTAATTCACAGTTTGCTAAGGAGAAAGCTAAGCTAGAAGCTGAAGTTGCTGAAGCACTTAAGTATGcctcagagaaagaagaagaagcacgacAGGCTGGTGCTCAACTTGCGGAGACTCAAAAGGGTTTGAAAATGCTGAATGGTGGGACGAAGCAACTAGATCATCTGCTCAGTATTGGAAAGAGTGATCGATGTGGCCTTGGATATCAAGGAGAATGTAATAAAGCTGAATGTGTTTTTGTATCAGCAGGAAAAGCTGAGGTTTTAGCTACGTCTATTACAAGACCAGAGGTTAAGGTGTCTGTAGAGAAGACATCTAATGGAAAGACTGCAGAGAAGACTGCAACTGATGTGAAGAACGCGACTGCTACGCGTACTGCTACGGCAACTGCTACGGTGACTGCTCCAGAGATAGTTTCTGGATTGAAGAGTGCAGCTCAACAAAAGTAGCGGCTTGTTTGTCATCACTGTGGTGTTGTTGGGCACATTAGACCAAGGTGTTTCAAGTTATTGAGGGAGAAGAATCAGATGAAGCAAGTTTATGGTGCTTATGGTATGAAAAGTTATGGTCCTATATGTTATTCTTGTGGAGTTCAAGGGCATATTCGACGTGAGTATTTCAAGCCAGTTCAAGGAGCTAATCATGGAGGATTTGGGTTCAGGAATTCGTGGTCTAGGAGATTTGATCACTATGGATATGGTGGAATGGGATTTCCTCCTTATTTTGGAGGATATAGATcttcatattagtttttgacAATGATGTGACTCATAGGAGGAGATTGAAGACGTGGTCTTTTGTCTAGAGGTGATGAGTTCACATGCATAGTCAAAAAGGGAGAGATGTATATTCTGTATCAGTTCGTAAAGTACTACATGAGGTAGTATATGTGTGTGTCATGAAAATGGGCTGAGTTAGAGTTCGTGTTTTGTGATGTTCGTGAGCTTGTCAAGCTTGTAGAAGAAGTAATATGTTTACTGGAATATTTACATTAAGTGTAAATGGTATTACTTGAAGAGGAAAAGATAAAAGAGTTATTtcctaaaaagaaaaaggaaagttgcTTATGTTACTTTTAGAAGAACTTGAAGAGCAAGTTCTGGTTATCTACATAAGGAGGACGTGCCTCCATAGAGAAATGTGTCTctgctaaaaagaaaaacagttgaGAGATCGTTCTAGTGTTGCTTGTGTGATCAAGTTTTTGGTGTCACTGCTCTGCGTTAGGTGTTGACGTAGTTGGTAAAGTACTTCTGAGAAGTGGAAGATTGAAGCCTAGATTCAGAGGGAGTTTAGTTCGGAGTTTGGAGGATCCTGATAAACAGAATACAAAAAAGTAAAGTATATAGGTCTAAAATTAGTCTAGACTCTAGGGTGAGTTTTAGATTAGGATTGGGCTAATCCTAAAGGATTCTTGTAATAGAAAAAATTGTTGTAAGACTTTTTTGTTCTAGTGAATTCGAAAAGAGAAACTCGTATCTTTTATTTTCTGCACTTTAATTCTCTGTTCTCGCTACATTAACAGAATCCTCAATTTTTGTTGTAATGGATCTTAATTCTTATACCCGAATTTACACCTCACTTacttttattatgtatttaattctCTCTGACATGGTAACGTTAATGCATTGTTTCATGTGTCTTTTGATTTAGTTAAACAAAAATGTACATTTCGaaactaattttaataaatcaaaCGTACACTATGACGTCAACAAAAATGCTCAAATTGAACGTGGATAAAGAACCTTAAAAGTTAAcatagtttattattattattattattttatctgtATTTATAATCCAAGAAGGAATGATGCAGCATCTTGTCTCAACGTGGCAGCTTACGAGGAGTGGGAAAGATTTGGTTAGGAAACACAATGCCAAGAATCACTCATTATTTGAGCAATTAAGTATGACTCCAACATTTGTTAATTAGTTTGCTAATCAATTAATTAGCGTTCTTTAGGGGGTACATACTTCTCCTAATGAAGAGCCACTTTTATGGCCCGTCTTTATTATTGAAAGTTCCTCGTGTTTACAGAATATTTGACATTAATGCACGTCAGCTAGCTAGATCATTGTGGAAGTTAACATCCCTAAATAACAATGAATACTCTATTTAGGCATGGGCACTCGTTCTTCGGATTGGATTTTCGGATCAGGTCTAATCGGATTCAGATTCTTcgaatcttaaatattttaaaccaatttaattaGAATTTGTCGATTTGCGTTTGATATGTGATTTGCCAGGTTCGGTATGGGTTTTATCGGATCCGAGTCAATTCGGTTTTAGTTGTCTAGAAACTATTAATACCTGTTATTTTTTGCTTTCGCGTTGGTTCAGATATTTTAAGCCGAAGAACTCAAAACTCTAAAAATACACGAAAAACcaaaaatacccaaaaatattcaaatacccaaaatattCAAATCTTAAGTAAATTATGACccgaaaatacacaaaataccCAAAATTTTATTCGATTATCcgaattatatttttgaaaatctaaaattttactcAAACCCGAAACTATACTCGAAAACTcgaataccaaaaatatactgAAACATTGAtatatacttaatatatattagGAGTTTCAAGTATTTCGGATACTCCATCAGGTCTCGGATTTGGGTCATGTTGGGTCGGATTTAAGATTGCGAGTCCTCCAAAACAAGATCCAATAGAGTAAAATAGCACTATCCGTACCCAATTCAAACCGTTTTTTGGGTCAGTTCATGTTTGAATTTTCGGATCTGGATAAATGCTCATGCCTAACTCTATTCTTTCCAAAGTGATGcatgttttaaagtttttacatatattaataaatcataTTAACTTTTCAGTTATAAATGCATAATCTTTTATGATTATCTATTTGGGATACttataaaccaataaaaactaacaaataaaatatttttatttttattttgaaatatacaattaattattattaattcataaaaaGGTAGTTAAATTATGCAAAATATGTCCTTTAAAAcatattctttaaaaatatatctcaaTGAAACGAAAGCAATATATATGGAGGGAGGATCAAATTAAAGAACATATATTAAATCGATTGAcataactaattattaaatagTGGTTGATCACTTTTCTTATTTCATTTTTACAAATTCAGTATATATAGTTTGGTTAATCAAAGTAATATAACAATGTATTTAAAGAGATAATTTTTTGAGAACTTATTTTTAGttcttaaatatttagttttcaaGCTGTAAGAAATTAAAGAATCTAGCTTCTCTAAGAAAGTTTTAAGAGTATACATACATTAGAGACCTTCTAAACTATTTGATGGTGCCAGcaataatttaaagtttaggAGATAATTAAAAACAGATGACTACATTAATTATTATACGACCAtgaataaactaataaaatatcaatgtaatcaCATGCATTTGTACCTTATAGTGACCAAATTCAGGAGATTCTGTCTCGTCGACCTGCGATTATGAAACAGcccaaaataattagttaacaAGCGAAGCcaataatttatagtttgaTTAATCGAgaattcaaataatatattgacTATAGAGCGGCCTCAAAAGGTCAGGCCAAATTTTATATTAGGTATTTAATATTTGCGTAGTCTTGGGGCAACGGAGGCGACAAAGTAAAATAGATTAATAGTCGAGCATGGTGCATGAAAAACTACGCGACCCAGAGTACACGACTACTCTAAATCAGTGTAAAACaatgaattataaaaaatatgaattgtCCTCTGGTGAAAAAGTTATTTGTTATGCAATTGGTAACATAGTATGCAATATAACTCGTGATGATCTACAAGATTTCCCGCAAATTTTCCTAGTTTTACACAGTGGCAAACAAATACCCAGATGAAAACCAATTAAGtaataaaatgtgatttttggATTTAGTAGTTTTCATTCTAAAACGTTTTTACTCAAAATATTCATTCTAAAAAGTTAAGGGAAATGTCGCCAATGATTGCTTACAAATTTATCGTTCTTCATCCACATGaaactattttaatgttttcacTCACGTCCTTTTTCGGATACacaatatccaaaataaaaatacttacaAATACAATCAAGTCAGCTTAGTTGCTGTCGATGTAAAAGATTTAAACTTTTCTAAGAAAAAAGAACATAGCCCGTAAAACATACTGATTCAAAAAGAGCTCAATAGCCGGATATGATGTTAAGAAAAACTACACGATTAGCCTCTTTACACATATTAGGTCAATGGAGTATTAAGCTCACCAATATACGATTATAAACTATCGCAACCATCGATATTTTAACCAACTTTGGAGCAGTATTGAACAAACTTGAAAATCCTTGATGATGAAAGAGGTATCGAGTGTGTTGATAGCAAAAAACAAAAGTCTGAGTGACCCTAAATTCATGAttgagtaatatatatatatggggtTGTGATGATTATTtactaacttgaggatgaaaaAATGAATTTTGTGACTAGTGGTAAGAGGTCCATATGATGCAAATTGTCTTAATTAGATCTACTTTTGAGGCTTTTGCTCAAGATGAAGGGGTGTTACTGAAAAGACGCGTGCTAGTTGTATAATATTGTAATCCCCATATGAAAGAAATCTTATTTGATCTTCTAAATGATCATGTCACCATTTGTATTCTAAACAAATTTGCATATAATATACACAATTTCTTGGACTACGCACGTTTCCTCGTATACCATCACTCCGTTTACTAAGAATATTAAAGAGCCTATAAGCCTCAAATCCCTCGTTAGATTTCTCGACTTATTGAAGTCAAAGCTTAAATAATCATACTGCCCAATAGCAATCAACTCAACGAAGAATAATTTATTAAACGCAGAGGTGAGGAGATAGAAAGTGGTGGGCTTGAAGGAGACATGACAGCGGAATGAAGAAAAAGGCTTTTTCTGTTCTTGCCATCGCTTTGGTCTTTTGGTTAGCTTCAACAGTCGATACTAATTCAAATTTAGTTCACGTCCTATCGAAATGCCCAAAAGCCGTACCTAAGCAATGATATATGTATACGTGTagaatcttatatattaatgttaATGTGTCATGATTCCTGATTCAGTTGGAGAGACATATTCGTTGTAAGTTGTAACTAAGCCCAAATCATTAATTTACAGTCTTATATTAGAAGTGTTATTAACCAATAGCTGAAGTCTACGATGCAATGTAGAAGCAACTTTTCGATATTTTATAAGGGAGATTATTAAATTGGGTTTCTAACAATTGATTGTCATCGTCTGATAAAGACATTGCAAGTTAAAGGGGTCTATAATATGCATCTTTATTATTACTTTGATATTTAACACAGTGATCTTTTGTTTTTCTGATCGGAAAAGGGATCACTGTGTAAAATATAGAAGTAATAATAAAGATACAAACTAGCGCAAGTTGGCCTAATTAATAGTCTTGAAGGAGCTTTGGTTTCAGTACGTATAGCTCAAGTCTCACGATTGTATATGAAATATCATTCTTATTAAGAATTTGCTCTCTTATAATCTCTTGAGAAAATCACTAAAAACTCAAGCTCTCCAATACAATCTATAAAACTCTTAAATAATGCTACATGCTTGCAACTTCTTATATAGATCCTAGACAATTCCTAATCTCATTAGTAAAAACATTTTTAGATATTTCCTAATTCACTTAGTAAACCATATCTCGGTGGGATTAGGATAGCTTTCTCTCCAACCTATTTCAAACTTACTCCAATATTCTCCTCCTTAAACTTTAATCAATTTCTTGACAAATCTACCATGCCGACTAAACTCCTCATTTCCTTGTATCGAATTCTTGCAAGTGTCTTTGTTAGAATTTCCGCTTTTTGTTCGCTCCCTGCTATGTGATGAACCTTGATCAGATTGTTCTCAACATATTAATCATTTGAAGTGATAACTGTCTATGGATATGCTTGCTTCTGACCTTGAAATACTGGATTCCTAATGAGAGTTATTCCTatggttataaaaaaaaattaatgggaATAGTATTTTTGAAATAGCAAGACATTATTCAATCCTTTTGTTTTGGAAAATAAAGCACATCTTCAGATTGGAACGCGAAATTATTTAGATCGTACGAAACAAGAATATCTACTTCGGAACTTGAACTATGGACGTACTGCAGGTTGATCAAGTGGCAGAGTTAACTCGTATCTCTATCAACTTGAAATATATTTAGATCTTCCTCGAACTTAAATGAGTGTATTAAATGATTATTCATAAGTCTTTTAAAACCATTCAAACATAGACCGGATCTTCTAGTGAGTTCGATAAACCTGCGATCCAATAAGTCCCATTTGCTTAAGATATTTCCACAGACAATAcagaaaatcttgtttttagCTAATTTCGAGActgatttataattttcttttcttttcttaattttgaATTGGTTCTTATATACTCAAGTTTGGTTTgaaattatagttttttattcG contains these protein-coding regions:
- the LOC108822141 gene encoding protein DETOXIFICATION 50-like, which produces MYQSNLVRNEVTIPLLPKISHDEKLHVLKNHSAPLSLFVNEAISIARISLPLVFTGLLLYFRSFVSLFFLGGLGDHTLAGGSLALAFANITGYSFFSGLTMGVESICSQAFGARRYNLVMATIRRGIILLLFTSLPVSLLWINIDKVLKTLKQDKELVSEAHTFLLYSVPDLIAQSFLHPLRVYLRTQSKTLPLSICTAVASVLHLPITFFLVSYLGLGIKGIALSGVVSNINLLAFLFIYIAFLEDKLRDDDEEGEEVSEESCGREWKKLLGLAIPSCVSVCLEWWCYEIMIVLCGLLINPKATIASMGIIIQFTSLVYIFPNSLSFGVSTRVGNELGSNQPQRARRAANVGLGLSIALGFTAFTFTFSVRNMWARIFTDDEEIIKLTLMVLPIVGLCELGNCPQTTGCGVLRGSARPRIGANINMAAFYVIGMPMGMVMTFWFGFGFKGLWLGMLAAQSVCVSGMMVVTCTTNWEVEAVRARELTAVDGGRGGDDKDVEVGKVDYQGGMRSLGVIEDCFVS